TTCCATACTAATAACACTTGAATAAGAACCAGGTGCCACGCCCTCCTAGGGAACACAGCAACATTAAGTAGTGTGTCCCAGGCTTGTTCCACTCTCTtcagcctccctccccagcttAAAACCCAAAGCTGGCCCTGCCAAAGATGTGAGGAAGCTCTCATGCTCCATTTGCCTAATGAGAAGGCCCTGCCTCTTCTGTTTGCACAGGCAGGTATACAGACAACAGCACACAGGCTTGCACATCCTTCACCTCTCCTTGACGTACTCTATGCCTCCTGCTGGTAGTGTCTGCCCCACACAATTGGAATCTTCCTTTTAAATGGGGAGCAGCGGTAGAAGTCTTGGTCATCCTGTCCCCAGTATCAGATAAGGGCAGCATCTCTAAACCCCATCAATCCTCAGGTGAACTAATTTTGACTCTAACATAAGACAGAGACACTTGATTAAACGTATTTATTCACAGCATGGCTGATTCTGTGACAAGCAGGCCTGTGCCCTGGTTATTCTGGCTTGAAAGGGCACTGTGTTCTGCAGACAGGTGCCTGCAGCTCTACCTCTTAAACTCCACCTGTGTGTACACCTTGGTGATGTCATGGTACCTGCCCTCAGGGGGCTGGTAGCTGGAGATTGGTGGTGTGTAATCTGGCCCTTCTCTTTCAAAGGGGAACAAATTGGGGTCCCGCTTGGTAGCCTCTTCATGTAGCTCTGGGGATATGAGTTTCAGCTCCTGCAGAGCTTCCTGCTGGGACTCAAGCATAGATGTGATGGCATCCCTCTCCTTCTCATGCTCTTGATGCTTGTACAGGGACCACTTCTTAAGAAGCAGAGCTCTCCGCTCACTCTCCTCAAAGGGAAGCTCCACCTTAGGCCGCTGTCTTGGAACACACAAATCCAAAGGTGTGAAGTTAGGGAGAACCGATCTCACTGGCCAGGTAGTCTGGGAGACTGCCTATGACCCAAGTGTCCCCACTTCCAGACACAGATGGGACTCAGGAAAAATGTGGAAGTTAGGGACAAATCAAAGAATGGAATGTTGAAGTGGTAGCAGCTGCAACTGGTGCTGGAAGCCAATGTCATTTGCTTTACGTGGACACAAAAATCAGCGATGCTCTAAGAAGACCCGGTAGCACCTCCTCTATCCCAGGCTGAGACTACTTTTGGTGAGACGTGACTGTGGAAATGTAAAGTGATGTTATGAAAATGGACCCCCAAGCCCAGGGCAGCtgtaaaagaccaaaaaaagcaCCTGCCATGTCCCACCTGTATGGCAAGGTGCTACTTTATAAATGATACACACCTTTTGCACCTTTTCAACCTTGTAAAGCCTGTACACAACACATTCCAACTATGAGCATCAGTATATTAAAGCTAGacgctgggcacctgggtggctcaagcagttgagcatctgccttcggctcaggtcatgatcctggagtcctgggatcgagtcccacgtcgggctccctgtgaggagcctgcttctccctctgcctgtgtctctctctcttagtgtctctcatgaataaataaataaaatcttaaaaaaaaaaaaaaaaaaaagctagaggctaaagggcagcctgggtggctcagcggtttagcgccgccttcagcccagggtgtgatcctggagacccaggattgagtcccacatcaggcttcctgcatggagcctgcttctccctctgcctgtatctctgcctctctctctgtgtgtctctcatgaaataaataaataaaatcttaaaagaaaaaaaaaaaaaaaagctagaggcTAAGGGTTTTCTACCATCAAGATGGAGCAGTGGCTGCAGACCCAGGCCCAAGTCTTCAATCACAGCCAAAACTCATCTTGCAAAAAAGCAACAATATGAACTGGCTTATCAAACAGTTATTTctgagttgttgtttttttttccccccatttcagCCTTTCAAAAGCACCACCCAGGAATGCTTTTTGCCAACTCCCACAAGACAGAGTCAAGACAGAGACTAGGACCTAGTCAGCCCATGCCCACTCACCTCTTCCTGTCACAAGCATGAAATGCAGACAGAACTGCCTGAAGGTGATGGAACTCTTTGTCCTAAGAACCTCAACCCTAGAGGACCCTTACCTTGTTTTATCCAAGAGCTTCGCAGgtataataaaatcttcaatggGAATTAGCTCCTGGCTAGCTTTCTCCAGTCGTCTGATCCTTTTTTTCAAACGGTCCTTTACTGCTTGATCTTTTTTAGGAtctacctttttcttctttcgTAGAGGTTCTGCTCTAATGGATAAAGCAAACGTTAGACATTTTCCTCTTCAGTCTCACAAACATCCTGAGACATGGCACTGGGTGAAGTGCCGGGAACTCATACTATGGTCTCCGCTGGAAAAAGAACTATGCGTGGGTCTAACCTCACACACTGAGTGTGAAAAGGAGatggcctccagcccagggtccTTGTGAGAACTGTGTGAGCACTGTCAACCCAAGAAGAGCTAGAAAACTTCATGGGGCATCAGGGTATAAATTAAGAATACATACTCATCTTGAGCATTGGGTTCAAAGGTGCCTTGGAGTTGCAATGGAAACTGGAAATACCAAGCTGGCAAATTAGAAAATCATTACTCACACTGTAAAAAGATTTGTGATTGTAAAAGTGTTTTGAGTAAGACAGTGTAAGAAAAGTGACTGGCATGTCCCTGTGGACTTTTCAGGATTTCTTAACAAATTTCCATGTCCTAAAGCACTAGGATGTCTGAGGTACTCTCAGGAACATATGTTCTATGGTAATAACATActattaaaaatgagtaaatcctcaggggcacctgggtggctcagttggttaagagtctgccttcttctgggcagcccaggtggctcagcagctcagcacctgccttccgcccagggcgtgatcctggggtcctggaattgagttctgcatcgggctccctgcatggggcctgcttctccctgtctctgtctcattaataaataaaatctttcaaaaaaaaaaaaaagagtctgccttctgctcaggtcataatcctggggtcctgggatccagccccactgctacaggtgggctccctgctgaacaccagttggcttctccccctcctgccccccccaacctgtgctctcttactctctcaaataaataaacaaaatcttaaaaaaaaaaaaatccctagcaTCAAGACTCAGCTTTGTCAATCAAGTCCCTAAGAAAGCATCCAGACTCCCAGGTGGAAAATCTCATCCTTATGCCTCTGCCGACCTCTCCAGGGAATCACAAGTCCACGCTGTGTCCTCTAAATCATACAACAGTCcctttaaaactaatttttatttaaaccatttttacgtttatttttttgttttgttttctgactaTAGGCAGCAGCACTCCACATACAGAATGCTGAAAGACAGAAAAGTATCCATCTGAATTTACACAAACTTTCCTGGCAATTAATTCTGCAAATCCAACGTGCAGGGGTGTTGTTTGTTCTGTGCACACGCACATCGGTCTCCCGCTGACCCCCCGCCCCAGGCGCCAGAAGAGGTCAGGCCCAGGGCCCTTTACCTCATGGGAATGAGCTCCCAGAAGGACAGTAACGCAGCTCGCTGGTGGGTCTCTCTCATCTGTGTCTGCCAAGGGCCCAAAAGCCTGAAGGACacaagaagatatataaataccCGATTCTCCTCACTACACAGGAAAAGAGGAAGCAATTATGCTACCCCCCCCAAGACCTGGCGCCCTGGTCACCGCTGGATGTGACAAGGTCAACGTGGGAGCCCTCCCAAAACTTCCCGCCCCCTCGAGAGCCCTTGGGCAGGGTCCCTGCTCGCCAGGGCCCAAGCGGACAGCGCCAGCTCCCCTCTTAGATAAAGTGGTCGAGGCGTCCGGCGAGAGCGGAGGCGAGGGGCCTCGCGACCCCGCTGGGGGCCGCACTCACCCGCTCCGCAAGCGCAGAGCACGAGCGGAAGCTCCCAGAGCCGCGACGGCCATGGCCCCTCAGCCGCTCTCCACAGGTCGCTTCCGGGCGCGCGCCCCTTGGCGGTCCGGCCCGCAGCGCCCCGCGCAAAGCTCCGGCCTCGCTGTCTGCCCGCGTTCGCGCGTTCCGGGGGCGGAacccgccccgcccccgacgTGGCCCCGCCCCGCACGTCCCGGCGGCGCGCGTCACGCCCCGAGCGCCTCGGACCTCCCGCGGCGCCCTCCCTCCGCT
This genomic interval from Vulpes lagopus strain Blue_001 chromosome 14, ASM1834538v1, whole genome shotgun sequence contains the following:
- the MRPL40 gene encoding 39S ribosomal protein L40, mitochondrial, with the translated sequence MAVAALGASARALRLRSGLLGPWQTQMRETHQRAALLSFWELIPMRAEPLRKKKKVDPKKDQAVKDRLKKRIRRLEKASQELIPIEDFIIPAKLLDKTRQRPKVELPFEESERRALLLKKWSLYKHQEHEKERDAITSMLESQQEALQELKLISPELHEEATKRDPNLFPFEREGPDYTPPISSYQPPEGRYHDITKVYTQVEFKR